AATCATGGAAGGAAAACCGTCATGTCAGTAAAAAAATTTTAAGGTTCGCCCTCCCTCACCGTAGTTCAAGATTGCTAGAAATGAAATTGTAGTAACGGTATTGTTCGGACACCTATAGCGGTTGAGTTAGCCATCATTCTGAATTCGAAAGTTTTTACATATTTTTATTACAAATCTAAAGGATGGTGAGAATCCATTGTATCATGTAGTGAATGTTAATCGTGCTAAATTATTAATATCTTGTCCAGAGAAACCAGGTATTATCTCGGCCGTATCTAACCTTTTATTAGAAAACAGAGCAAATGTTGTTCATTTTGACCAACATACTACGGATCCACAAGCTGGTATGTTTTTTATGAGAATCGAATTTGATTTAAACGACTTTGATGCTTCCTATGCAAAACTGGAAGAGGACTTACATGTGCTAGCCCAGGCTTATGCGATGGAATGGAGCTTAAGCGGCAATAATAAAAGAAAACGAATGGCTATCTTTGTATCCAAAATGGATCACTGTCTTATGGAGCTTATATGGCGTTGGAAATCGAATGAACTTCCAGTGGAAATTCCGATGGTGATCAGTAATCATCCTGATTTAAAAAAAATAGTAGAAAGTTATGGCATACCATATTATCATATTCCTTTAGCTCATGAAACGAAGCAACAAGCAGAACAGAAAGCAATAGGTCTATTGAAAGGGAAAGTAGACTTTATTGCCTTGGCTAGATATATGCAAATTCTTTCCCCTGCCTTTGTATCGGAGTTCCCAAATCAAATTATTAACATTCATCATTCTTTCTTACCGGCGTTTGTCGGTGCTAATCCTTATGCGAGGGCCTATAACCGTGGTGTAAAGTTAATTGGGGCAACTGCTCATTATGTTACGAATGATCTTGATGAAGGACCCATTATTCAGCAAGATGTAAAGCGGGTGAATCATAGACATACAATCGAAGAATTAAAGGTTACCGGAAGTCATGTGGAAAGACAGGTTCTTGCCCAAGCTGTTTCTTGGCATATTGAAGACAGAGTTATTATTCATGGTAATAAAACAATCGTGTTTGAGTGAATACAATATTATGATGCTTTAAAGATAGGAGATAAACTTTACACTATTTTTAGAGATTTTCCCCACTAATTCTATTAGAACAGACAAAACCCTCGACCTTGTGAGTATTTTGTCATATCTCAAACAGGACATCATTACTATTTATTCCTATATTAATGCCACATTTCAATCTCTATTATAATTGAAATAATTCCATAAAGGGTTTGCCTTCGTTTACCTAAACGAATAACAGCTTGATTCATTTTGTGCATTTGTTGATTGAGCCGATTCACTGCTAATTTCGGAGGATTATAAATATAAACAAGCATTGTAAGTTCGAAATGTACTTTATCTTTTTCGCCTGTTCGATAACTGAAATTATTATTAGTTGAATAAACTCTTTTTTTAGCATTGACGCACTCAACGGCCGTTCTCGTCTTGTAAAGCTTTTTCCCTGCTTCTGACCCATAATGTAACCGGGGCAGCCACACCAATCACAGGGTTTGGAGTTTTGTGCGATTCGGTAGGTTTCCTTGGCTTAATCGTATCAAAATTAAAAGATTAGGCCCTTTCACGAATAAGGGCGAAAGAAGAACAAATAGCGGCATAAAGAAGACGGTTAAACAAATCTTTTCCCAGAAAAGGGGCATTACACGATGAAATACAGATCTGCATTCGATATAATCGGTCCCGTCATGATTGGACCTTCAAGCTCACATACAGCAGGAGCTGCCAGAATTGGCAGAGTAGCACGGACATTATTCGGAAAGCAACCGAAGAAAGCCATCATTTCTTTATATGGATCTTTTGCAAAAACATACAGGGGACACGGTACGGATGTCGCTGTCGTAGGCGGGATATTGGATTTTGATACGGATGATGAACGAATCCCTGCCTCTTTAACGATTGCGGAAGAAGTTGGTATGGAAGTTACCTTTACAATCGAGGATACGGTGATGGATCATCCTAATACAGTCAAGATCAAGCTGTTCGACGTAGATAAGGAATTGGAACTTGTTGGGATCTCCATTGGCGGCGGAACGATAGAAATAACGGAATTGAATACGTTCAAGCTTAAATTGTCGGGTGAAAACCCAGCCATTTTAGTCGTGCATAACGATGTATTCGGAATCATATCTTCCGTTTCGACAGTATTGGCGAATCATGAAATTAACATTGGACATATGGAAGTTTCACGAAAAGAAAAAGGTCAAATGGCCCTCATGGTGATTGAAGTCGATCAGAAAATCAAGAGCGATGTCATGAAGGAAATTGAAGGATTGGAAAACGTGTCGCAAGTCATAAGGATGGTTGAATGATAAACATTAAAAGTGTTGGCATAGATATGGAGGTAAAAACATGTTCCGAAATGTAGCAGAGTTGGTTGAACTTGCTGAAAGTAAAAAAGTAAAAATCGCGGAAATCATGATTTTACAAGAAATGGAGTTCTCAAGCCTTTCGAGAGAACAGATCATCGAAAAGATGGACAGGAATTTGACAGTGATGGAACAAGCGGTGGAAAGAGGCCTGAAAGGTGTGCAATCCGTGACAGGCCTAACGGGCGGGGATGCCGTTCTTTTGCAAAATTATATCAAGTCGGGCAAGGCGCTCGCAGGCAATTTATTATTGGATGCCGTCAGTAAAGCTGTTGCGACGAACGAAGTGAATGCCGCAATGGGAATGATTTGTGCCACTCCGACTGCCGGTTCGGCAGGCGTTGTTCCCGGGACATTATTTGCCGTGAAAGAAAAATTAAACCCGACCCGAGCAGAGATGATTGAATTTCTTTTCACTTCCGCTGCCTTCGGTTTCGTGGTTGCAAACAACGCTTCCATTTCTGGAGCGGCTGGTGGCTGCCAAGCAGAAGTGGGCTCGGCAAGTGGAATGGCCGCGGCTGCGATAGTAGAACTGGCCGGCGGTACGCCAAGCCAAGCTGCAGAAGCGATGGCGATCACATTGAAAAATATGCTTGGACTGGTTTGTGATCCAGTGGCTGGATTGGTCGAAGTTCCTTGCGTGAAACGTAACGCAATGGGTGCCTCCAACGCGATAACGGCAGCTGATATGGCACTTGCAGGCATTACGAGCCGCATTCCATGTGACGAAGTGATCGATGCCATGTATAAAATAGGATTGACCATGCCGGTTGCACTTCGCGAAACAGCAGAGGGCGGGCTGGCTGCGACTCCTACTGGGCGTAGATTGGCAAAGGAAATTTTCGGTTCATATAAATAAACCTATACATTGAGCTCAGTTATGAAATCATGTCCAACAAAGTTTAATTGAAAATTGGAACAAAAAATTCAATTCTTAAAAAAAGATAAATTATAATGTGGAAGAAAAAGTCTTATGCCTTTAGGGAAAAGGGTTCTATCTATGAATTAAAACAAAGTTGATTGGAACGGAAGGTACGAGACTCCTGCGGGAAATGCGAGTCACGGGAGACCCCACAGGCTGAAAGCCGAGGAGGCTCCCGGACCGCCCGCGGAAAGAGAGTGCCTGGAGTGGAAATCAACGTCCAAATTGTACAAGCCATAAAAAAAGTAGACAAACTCGATTTTCATCGAGTTTGTCTACAGTCTGAAAGAACTAGCAATTAGCTAGTTCTTTTCCATATCAAAAATTCTCCTATATCTTTCGTCTAAACCATACACATTAACATTTATCCTGCGAAAACAGGTCAGACCTTTTGAACGGGAACTTGAATTTCAAAGGTAATCTCGTTTGGTTTATCTGTGATCGTAATATCAACATGCATAATTTGCAGCGCATCGCCGGTAATTTGATAACCACCTTCATCAAGATAATCCAATATTTTACTCAAGCTTTCACTTCGGTTCCATAGTAATTCTCCGTTATAACGGGTACACGCAAATAACCCAGCCGGAACGATCCGTTGGTACTGTTTTGGTATTTTTTCTTTACTTTTTGCCACAACAAAAATGACTGATGGTTCTTCAAAACGTTTAGCTCTAAGATCTGCTTCCTGGATGAGAATCCCTAGTCTGTTACTGGCCAGAATCGGTGTCTTCTCAGCAAGCATATTTTCTAGCCTGATAACACCATAACAAAGTTCCAAATTATTATTGATTTTTTCATTCAATGTAATTAACTTTCTGCGTCCTATTTCACGAAACATAACCGTTTGAAGTTCCTTTTCTCTTGCTACGTGATCCAAATATACAATTTTTTCCCGGATGTTTTCCTCCAAGTCTGTTAATTCGTTCAGTTTTGAAACAAGATCCGCGTGCTTTGCTTTAAGAATGTCCAAAGACTTACTAAAATTGCGTTCATTGAAATAATCCTTTATTTCGTCCGTACTCATTCCAAGTTGCCTTAACTCTTTAATGGTACCTAAAACCTCGTACTGGAAAATAGAATAGTAGCGATACCCCGAGTTTGGATCGATATATTGCGGCTTGAATAAGTCAATCCGATCATAGTGGCGCAAGGTCTCCGCCGTCATCCCTCTTAACTTTGCCATCTCACTGATGGTTAGTTTTTCTTTCAGTTTAACCACCTCCTTAAATAATATAATACAGTATTGACCTTTGTGTAACAAAAACCTTTATAATCAAGATACAAAATATTCTAAAACTTCTGAGTATTCTTTATCAATAGGAGGGAGCTGATTATGGAAAGAAAGAAGCTAGTTAGAACGCTTACTTTGTCACAGGTTGTTTTTTTAGGAATTGCTTGGAATAACCCCATGGTATTTTTTAATACCTATGGAATAGCTACCGTAACCTCACATGGTGTAATTACGGGTGCGTACATTATTGCATTTCTAGCGATACTGTTTACAGCCCTCAGCTATGGAAAGATGGCAAAGGCATATCCTATCTCAGGTTCAGCTTATACATTTACTCAAAAGTCTATTAATTCTGAAGTTGGGTTTCTTGTAGGTTGGACAATTATGCTTGATTATATTTTAACACCTATGGTGACGTGCTTGATGTCCACTGTCTTTTTAAATGCAGTGTTTCCGGGGATTCCGCATTATGTGTGGATTATTCTTTTGACTGCTATCATAGTGGTACCGAGCATACTAGGTGTAACGATATCAGCATCCACAAGTAAAATTTTTGTTATTGCTCAAATCATTTTCGTTTGTTTTTTCTGGCTATTAACCGTCAAAAGTTTAATAGAAGGAGTAGGGACAGGCACTCTTTTCTCAAGTAAACCATTGTTAAATTCAGATGTTCCCTTGTCCGTTATCTTAGCAGGAGCTTCGATTCTTTGTTTTAGTTTCCTTGGTTTTGACTCACTTACTACCTTGTCAGAAGAAACAATTAATCCCGAAAAAACGATCCCAAAAGCTATTATCATAATGCTTTTGTTTACAGGGATCTTGTACATTGGCTCTTCCTACTTAGCACAATTGGTGCAGCCAGGCTATTCATTCGAACACCCTGATTCTGCAGCCATGGAAATCGCAATACTTGTTGGAGGAAACGTATTTAAATCATTATTTATTACTGGAGTAATTGTTGGGAACTTTTCTTCGGGAGTTGCTGCAATTACAAGTGCATCACGTGTGTTATATGCCATGGGACGGGATTCTGTATTGCCTAAAAATCTATTTGGTTATATTCATCCAAAATTTAATACACCGTCACACGGCATTATCGTGATAGGCACAGTTTCTTTACTAGGTATCTTGTTGACCTTGGAGCAAGTCATCAAGTTTATCAATTTTGGAGGGCTCATTGCTTTTACATCCGTTAATCTATCTGTCATCGCACATTATTTTATTAGAAATCAGAAACGTTCTTTTAACGACTGCATACGGTATTTATTTTTACCGCTCATAGGTGCAGCATTTACTATGTGGTTATGGTCATATTTAGAAATAGAGGCTTTGATCCTTGGAGGCATCTGGGTCGCATGCGGCTTGGCATATCTTCTTTACATGACAAAATTTTTTCGCAAGCCTCTTCCAGAGTTTCATTTTGATGAAGAGATCATTCCTCAAGAGGCAGAAGATATGAATGAAAAAATTCTTTCCCAAAAGGTAGAAGACTTTTAATCCTTTTTTTACTCTGAAGTAAGTATATGTAACTAAAAGAGGGGTCAATATTTTGAAAATAAAGAAAAATGAAAGCGTTATCTATTTTTAAGGCGAGATCGTTAAAGTAAGAATAACGAACAGGAGGTTTTTTCAAATTGTTGAAGCTGAAAAAGTTTATAAACGGTGAGTGGATGGATTCTTTGAGTAAACAAAAGAGTCAAGTTGTTAACCCCGCAAACGGCAAGATCATTGCGGAGGCTCCCAACGGAAATGCAGAAGATGCCCGGATGGCCATTGATGCGGCACGAACCGCGTTTGATTCCGGGATTTGGTCAGACCTGTCAGCTTCGGAACGGGCTTCCTATTTATTTATAATAGCAGAGAAAATTGAAGAACATGCATCTGAGCTTAGCCAACTTGAAACAGCCAATACCGGAAAACCTCTTAAAGAAGCAGAGTTTGACATTGCGGATGCAGCGGATTGTTTTCGTTATTATGCCGGTTTAGTCACTAAACCGGACGGCCAAACGTATCCTGTTTCCGGTCCTATACAGGCCATGGTTGTTCGAGAGCCTGTGGGGGTATGTGGACTGATTGCTCCGTGGAATTTTCCTTTACTGACTGGAGCTTGGAAAATAGCCCCTGCCCTTGCTGCAGGAAATACGATTGTGTTTAAAACATCCGAGGTTACTCCGATTACGACTACTAAATTATTTGAGATTATCGAAGAAGTTGGCATACCGGATGGCGTTGCAAATCTAGTTATGGGTGGTGGTGCAACAGTAGGAAATGAACTAGCGGAAAGCGATAAAGTTGATATGGTTTCGTTCACTGGCAGTACATCCACAGGCAGAAGCATCATGAAAGCAGCAGCTGGAAATATTAAAAACATTGCACTCGAATTAGGCGGCAAGTCACCTAACATCGTTTTCGCCGATGCGGACTTTGAGACAGCTGTGGATTATGCTTTATATGGGATTTTTGTCAACGCCGGCCAAGTTTGTAATGCGGGATCTCGTTTACTGCTTGAAGAGAGCATTCACGACAAGTTTATCGATAGATTGATAGAGAAAGCGAAAAAGATCCGAGTCGGCCCTGGCGATCAACCGTCTACACAAATGGGTGCCCTTGTCAGTGAAGCACATATGAATAAGGTACTCCAATATATTCAACTTGGCATAGAAGAAGGGGCGAAATTAGTATGCGGCGGCAAACGTATCACAAGCAACGGGCTTGAAAATGGCTATTTTGTTGAGCCGACGATATTTGTTGACACTAAACCTGACATGAAAATTGTTCAGGAAGAAATATTCGGGCCAGTACTTACCGTGCAAAAATTTAAAGATGAAGCGGAGGCCATCCAGCTTGCCAATGATACTCCATACGGCCTCGCAGCAGGTGTATTTTCACAAGACGGTGCGAAGGCTTTACGAGTAATTAAGAAAATAAGAGCCGGAATTACATGGGTTAATGCCTATAATCTAGCCTACAATGAAGCGCCGTGGGGAGGATACAAGCAGAGCGGAATTGGCCGGGGATTAGGAACTTTTGGGTTGGATGAGTTTAGTGAGGTAAAACAAATTAACATTAATTTAGAAGTAGAGCCAACTAAGTGGTTTGATCATTAAAAATTGAAAAGTAGATATAAAAAAGTAAAAGAGAGTGAGTCACTACTATTACACTATTTGAAAAATTGAAAGGGGAAATTAATGATGATCTGGGATTTTAATTTCAATATTCCTACCTCTATAGAGTTTGGAGGCGGAAAAGTTAAAAATATTGGGAAAAGAGCAAAAGAGCTAGGAGGAAAAAAGGCTCTTCTTATTACCGATAAAGGACTAGCGCAAACTGGAATTTTGCAAAAGGTTATAGATGCGTTAGACCAAGAAGGTGTCAATTATATTGTTTTTGATGAAATTACGCCTAATCCAAAAGATGTAGATTGTCAAAGAGCCTATGAGCAATTTAAAGACGAGGAAATAGATCTTTTGATTG
This sequence is a window from Brevibacillus sp. JNUCC-41. Protein-coding genes within it:
- the purU gene encoding formyltetrahydrofolate deformylase, which produces MYHVVNVNRAKLLISCPEKPGIISAVSNLLLENRANVVHFDQHTTDPQAGMFFMRIEFDLNDFDASYAKLEEDLHVLAQAYAMEWSLSGNNKRKRMAIFVSKMDHCLMELIWRWKSNELPVEIPMVISNHPDLKKIVESYGIPYYHIPLAHETKQQAEQKAIGLLKGKVDFIALARYMQILSPAFVSEFPNQIINIHHSFLPAFVGANPYARAYNRGVKLIGATAHYVTNDLDEGPIIQQDVKRVNHRHTIEELKVTGSHVERQVLAQAVSWHIEDRVIIHGNKTIVFE
- the sdaAB gene encoding L-serine ammonia-lyase, iron-sulfur-dependent subunit beta; this encodes MKYRSAFDIIGPVMIGPSSSHTAGAARIGRVARTLFGKQPKKAIISLYGSFAKTYRGHGTDVAVVGGILDFDTDDERIPASLTIAEEVGMEVTFTIEDTVMDHPNTVKIKLFDVDKELELVGISIGGGTIEITELNTFKLKLSGENPAILVVHNDVFGIISSVSTVLANHEINIGHMEVSRKEKGQMALMVIEVDQKIKSDVMKEIEGLENVSQVIRMVE
- the sdaAA gene encoding L-serine ammonia-lyase, iron-sulfur-dependent, subunit alpha, translating into MFRNVAELVELAESKKVKIAEIMILQEMEFSSLSREQIIEKMDRNLTVMEQAVERGLKGVQSVTGLTGGDAVLLQNYIKSGKALAGNLLLDAVSKAVATNEVNAAMGMICATPTAGSAGVVPGTLFAVKEKLNPTRAEMIEFLFTSAAFGFVVANNASISGAAGGCQAEVGSASGMAAAAIVELAGGTPSQAAEAMAITLKNMLGLVCDPVAGLVEVPCVKRNAMGASNAITAADMALAGITSRIPCDEVIDAMYKIGLTMPVALRETAEGGLAATPTGRRLAKEIFGSYK
- a CDS encoding MerR family transcriptional regulator: MVKLKEKLTISEMAKLRGMTAETLRHYDRIDLFKPQYIDPNSGYRYYSIFQYEVLGTIKELRQLGMSTDEIKDYFNERNFSKSLDILKAKHADLVSKLNELTDLEENIREKIVYLDHVAREKELQTVMFREIGRRKLITLNEKINNNLELCYGVIRLENMLAEKTPILASNRLGILIQEADLRAKRFEEPSVIFVVAKSKEKIPKQYQRIVPAGLFACTRYNGELLWNRSESLSKILDYLDEGGYQITGDALQIMHVDITITDKPNEITFEIQVPVQKV
- a CDS encoding APC family permease, which encodes MERKKLVRTLTLSQVVFLGIAWNNPMVFFNTYGIATVTSHGVITGAYIIAFLAILFTALSYGKMAKAYPISGSAYTFTQKSINSEVGFLVGWTIMLDYILTPMVTCLMSTVFLNAVFPGIPHYVWIILLTAIIVVPSILGVTISASTSKIFVIAQIIFVCFFWLLTVKSLIEGVGTGTLFSSKPLLNSDVPLSVILAGASILCFSFLGFDSLTTLSEETINPEKTIPKAIIIMLLFTGILYIGSSYLAQLVQPGYSFEHPDSAAMEIAILVGGNVFKSLFITGVIVGNFSSGVAAITSASRVLYAMGRDSVLPKNLFGYIHPKFNTPSHGIIVIGTVSLLGILLTLEQVIKFINFGGLIAFTSVNLSVIAHYFIRNQKRSFNDCIRYLFLPLIGAAFTMWLWSYLEIEALILGGIWVACGLAYLLYMTKFFRKPLPEFHFDEEIIPQEAEDMNEKILSQKVEDF
- a CDS encoding aldehyde dehydrogenase family protein, with product MLKLKKFINGEWMDSLSKQKSQVVNPANGKIIAEAPNGNAEDARMAIDAARTAFDSGIWSDLSASERASYLFIIAEKIEEHASELSQLETANTGKPLKEAEFDIADAADCFRYYAGLVTKPDGQTYPVSGPIQAMVVREPVGVCGLIAPWNFPLLTGAWKIAPALAAGNTIVFKTSEVTPITTTKLFEIIEEVGIPDGVANLVMGGGATVGNELAESDKVDMVSFTGSTSTGRSIMKAAAGNIKNIALELGGKSPNIVFADADFETAVDYALYGIFVNAGQVCNAGSRLLLEESIHDKFIDRLIEKAKKIRVGPGDQPSTQMGALVSEAHMNKVLQYIQLGIEEGAKLVCGGKRITSNGLENGYFVEPTIFVDTKPDMKIVQEEIFGPVLTVQKFKDEAEAIQLANDTPYGLAAGVFSQDGAKALRVIKKIRAGITWVNAYNLAYNEAPWGGYKQSGIGRGLGTFGLDEFSEVKQININLEVEPTKWFDH